The genomic stretch GAGCAACTTCAACTCCAAGATCTCGCGATCTTTCTCTCGAATGCGTCGATCCTTCCCGTCCATGGCCCGACAGTACCAAATCCACGAAAATGACGCATCGGCAATTTGAGACCGTGAACGGTTACAACATACCGTCGAAGGCCCCGACGACATGCCGGCCCACGTCAAAGCGGTGCTCATCGGCAGTTCGATTAGCGTGCCGGTGAATCGCGGCAGGTTGTGCCTCGGCATATGGCAGGGGATCTACCTGTGCGAGCATCGCAATCGCGGCGGCAAGCGAAAGCTGGTGCTGACGCTGCAAGGCGAATAATCGCGCCAACCCGACGCGGCGGCGAAAGAGTATCGCACGGGAACGACGCTCTTCGGCGCTACTTGCTGGCCCGTCAATGTCGTCTCACCTCCTGCTACCTACCTCCTGCGGCCTACTCCATGTCAGCAAATCATCCATCCAAGCCTCAATGAGCGTGCTTTGATTCGCGTTGCGATCGATATGCGCAAGGGCTTCCAAGCAGCGGTCGGCCGATTCGGCGGCGGATTCGACGTTCCAGGCGTTCGATAGCGCGGCGCGCTCGACGGCCAACTTCAATTCCGAATCTCCATCGATCGCCAGACCGCTTAGACCACGCATCAGTTGCCGAAAGAAATCGGACGCAAAACCGATCACCAGCCGCAGCCGGGCGCGCCGTAGCGGAGCTTCCTTCCCGGCTTCATCGACAAATTTCATGGTGGCTTGCGACATCGCGATGCTCGGCAGCGGCGATTGGCAAAGCCACTGCAGCAATTCCCCGCGAAACGACCATATGCCGGGGTCGGCTAGTTCGGCCGCGCGCGTCAGGCTTCCCGCGGAAAATGCGGCCAACCGATCGGCTTCGTCGGCGGTCTGCACGAGGCCCCGTTGCATTAAAAGCCGCGACACCAGCTCAACCGGCAGCGGGTTGAATCGAACGATCTGCGCCCGCGAACGAATCGTCGGCAACTGCCGATCGGCGCTGGCGCTGATCAAAATCAAGACGCTTCGGGGCGGCGGCTCTTCGAGCGTTTTCAGCAGTGCATTCGCCCCCGCCGCGTTGAGCGAATCGGCATCGTCCAAAATCGCGATCTTGCGCCCGCCGTAAAATGGCCGCATCGATAGGTTGAACAATAGCGACTGTTCGACGGGGTAATCGTCGTCCCCTTTGAGCATGCCGACGGGAATTTCGCTCTTGCCGGCAGGCTTGTTGACCGAAATCAGGTCGGGATGTGTGCCGGCCAATACTTGCGAGCAGGCTGCGCAATGTCCACACGGATCGAGCAGCTTTTCATCGCGCATCCGGCAGAGCAGCGATTGCGCTAGGCGAATTGCAAATGCCCGTTTGCCGATCCCGTCTGGCCCGACGAACAGAAACGTGCTTGCGAGCCGCTCTTGCTCGAGCGCTCTGCGGAACTTGGCGGCGACAAGATCGTGTCTTTCGAGAGATTGCCAGGGCATTTCCGATTCAATAGTTTCTTGCTCATCAGGGGCTCCTTGAAGGTTCATTTTAAGGAGTTCCCCTGTCAGTCAATTCGTCAGCACCTCAATTGCGCAAACTCGTTAGTAAGTCAAAAGCAAGCGATCAGAAACAACTTCATGCTCAAGTGTCTTTCCGTTCATTTGGAAGCGTTTTAGCATTGATCGGCCGCAATCCACAAACACTTCCCGCTCGAACAACGAATCAGGTATTGGAAGGTCACATACATGGTTTCCCGATCGTTTGCTTCCATCAATGCTTACTGCGACAAATACACCCCTGCGCTTGCAATGTTCGATTGCTTTGAATAACTCGGCCAGACTAAAGGACTGAGCGCCGTAAAGGATTGCTTGCGAGTGAGTATAGGGAGGATCGCAGTAGATCAAATCTCCCGGCTTGGCCATCTCCAGAGCTTCCTGATATTCCATTCTCAGGAATTCGGTGCCGACAGTTCGCCGGTGCCACTCCGCAACCCTGTTTGCAAAACTATCCGGCGAGACAGGGCGATGGATGCCGCACGGCGTTGACATGTGGCCGTCTGCCTTTCGAAATCGGACTACGCCACCGTAACAAGCTCGGCAAAGAAAAACTAAATCAGCCCCATTTGGCCGGCAATTATAGGCCTGCCGCACGGATTCATAAACTTGTTTTTTGCCCAATTCTACGCTTTGGATCCACCGCTCGGTGTACCACCTCACGAGGGCCTCCGGCTCAGAG from Pirellulales bacterium encodes the following:
- a CDS encoding DNA polymerase III subunit delta' is translated as MPWQSLERHDLVAAKFRRALEQERLASTFLFVGPDGIGKRAFAIRLAQSLLCRMRDEKLLDPCGHCAACSQVLAGTHPDLISVNKPAGKSEIPVGMLKGDDDYPVEQSLLFNLSMRPFYGGRKIAILDDADSLNAAGANALLKTLEEPPPRSVLILISASADRQLPTIRSRAQIVRFNPLPVELVSRLLMQRGLVQTADEADRLAAFSAGSLTRAAELADPGIWSFRGELLQWLCQSPLPSIAMSQATMKFVDEAGKEAPLRRARLRLVIGFASDFFRQLMRGLSGLAIDGDSELKLAVERAALSNAWNVESAAESADRCLEALAHIDRNANQSTLIEAWMDDLLTWSRPQEVGSRR
- a CDS encoding Dam family site-specific DNA-(adenine-N6)-methyltransferase; its protein translation is MKWIGNKQRFAREIASYFPVKFGTYFEPFLGSGAVLGTLAPKSAIASDCFRPLIEIWQALSSEPEALVRWYTERWIQSVELGKKQVYESVRQAYNCRPNGADLVFLCRACYGGVVRFRKADGHMSTPCGIHRPVSPDSFANRVAEWHRRTVGTEFLRMEYQEALEMAKPGDLIYCDPPYTHSQAILYGAQSFSLAELFKAIEHCKRRGVFVAVSIDGSKRSGNHVCDLPIPDSLFEREVFVDCGRSMLKRFQMNGKTLEHEVVSDRLLLTY